The Rhea pennata isolate bPtePen1 chromosome 7, bPtePen1.pri, whole genome shotgun sequence genome contains a region encoding:
- the VSIR gene encoding V-type immunoglobulin domain-containing suppressor of T-cell activation gives MEVPPRPGRRGGRPAPRLLAALCLLAAHGGAAAFLVTAPYGLCVCPEGQNVTLTCRVSGPLADRHDLLYKTWYFSGDGDQSCSDKRHVRNATDRELRHEPGRRRGPPANGTGAPPHPHPHGVELLLDRHGAFHIVVTNLTPGDSGNYCCYAAEAHREHSKLHTRRVAHGVVELRIRQGRGVPQNCTFHAAAGKDITAAALATGACIVGILCLPLILLLIYKQRQAVSNRRAHELVRMESSAQGIENPVFEAVPGGGGGGGAETWPRAPLAYAPARQASESGRHLLSEPSTPLSPPGPGECFFPTLDPVPDSPNALTA, from the exons ATGGAGGTGCCCCCCAggcccggccggcgcggcgggcgcccggccccgcggctcctcGCCGCGCTCTGCCTGCTCGCTGCCCACG GCGGGGCGGCGGCGTTCCTGGTGACGGCGCCCTACGGGCTCTGCGTCTGCCCGGAGGGGCAGAACGTCACGCTGACGTGCCGCGTCAGCGGGCCCCTCGCCGACCGCCACGACCTGCTCTACAAGACCTGGTACTTCAGCGGCGACGGCGACCAGAGCTGCTCCGACAAGAGGCACGTCCGCAACGCCACCGACAGGGAGCTGCGGCACgagccgggccggcgccgcgggccgccggccAACGGCACCGGCGCCCCGCCGCACCCGCACCCGCACGGCGTGGAGCTCCTCCTCGACCGCCACGGCGCCTTCCACATCGTCGTGACGAACCTGACGCCGGGCGACAGCGGGAATTACTGCTGCTACGCGGCCGAGGCGCACCGGGAGCACAGCAAGCTGCACACGCGGCGGGTGGCCCACGGCGTGGTGGAGCTGCGCATCCGGCAGG GCCGAGGAGTGCCGCAGAACTGCACCTTTCACGCCGCCGCGGGCAAAG ATATCACGGCCGCCGCACTGGCGACGGGGGCCTGCATCGTGGGCATCCTCTGCCTGCCCCTCATCCTGCTCCTCATCTACAAGCAGAGGCAGGCGGTCAGCAACAGGC GCGCTCACGAGCTCGTCCGGATGGAGAG CAGCGCGCAGGGCATCGAAAACCCCGTCTTCGAGGCcgtgcccggcggcggcggcggcggcggcgccgagaCGTGGCCCCGGGCGCCGCTCGCCTACGCGCCCGCCCGGCAGGCGTCCGAGTCCGGCCGGCACCTGCTCTCCGAGCCCAGCACCCCGCTGtcgccgccgggccccggcgaATGCTTCTTCCCCACGCTGG ATCCCGTTCCCGACTCCCCGAACGCGCTGACGGCCTAG
- the C7H10orf105 gene encoding uncharacterized protein C10orf105 homolog gives MSMEDVANGTSPAPTLFGFLVPTATLVPPGTAAPEKADPLPVIIALVCIFLLLASCLVFVALCKPAALDGSRCGPRERMPYPGEDASEPQLRLWKRLGSLRRSIGSFRRSRPAGVSQSQQACPRRPPARCDWDFLESTKM, from the coding sequence ATGAGCATGGAGGATGTTGCCAACGGGACCTCTCCCGCTCCCACCCTCTTTGGCTTTCTGGTTCCGACTGCCACGCTGGTGCCACCAGGCACCGCAGCACCGGAGAAGGCAGACCCGCTGCCCGTCATCATCGCGCTCGTctgcatcttcctcctcctggccaGCTGCCTCGTCTTCGTTGCCCTCTGCAAGCCGGCGGCCCTGGACGGCTCCCGCTGCGGGCCGCGCGAGCGCATGCCCTACCCCGGGGAGGATGCCAGCGAGCCCCAGCTGCGGCTCTGGAAGCGGCTGGGCTCCCTGCGCCGCTCCATCGGCAGCTTCCGCAGGAGCCGGCCCGCGGGAGTCTCCCAGAGCCAGCAAGCCTGCCCCAGGAGACCCCCTGCCCGCTGCGACTGGGACTTCCTGGAGTCCACCAAAATGTGA